From one Halothece sp. PCC 7418 genomic stretch:
- a CDS encoding S9 family peptidase, protein MASLTVSGYGSWKSPISSDLIVSESIGLGGVVYDHQDIYWIEARPSEGGRYVLVRRTPQGTIEEVTPHPYNVRTRVHEYGGGAFLVAAGTVYFSHFSDQRLYRKSPQVDPEPLTAEANRCYAEPLLDKQRDRLICICEDHDTVDAEPENYIASVDLNTGKVHSLVSGYDFYVSPRLSPDGKQLAWVQWNHPNMPWDDTELCVGTVNADGSVSDIKVIAGGKDEAVCHPLWSPDGQLYFVSDRNNWWNLYRLNAQGTVEALYEMEAEFGSPHWVFGLSLYDFISSDEIICTYTQNGQWYLARLNTQTKILETLDVPYTDLGSIHVQGDEVVLIGGSATEPTAVVNLNLSSGESRILKRSTSLEIDTGYLSVPEPIAFPTTGDKTAYAWFYPPQNKDYTAPEGELPPLIVKSHGGPTAATSPRFNLKIQYWTSRGFGFVDVNYGGSTGYGREYRKRLLKNWGIVDVDDCANAARYLAEMGKVDGNRLAITGGSAGGYTTLAALTFRDTFQAGASHYGVSDLEALAQETHKFESRYLDRLVGDYPKEKAIYDARSPIYHTEQLSCPVIFFQGLEDKVVPPNQAEKMVEAIKQKGLPVAYVPFAGEQHGFRRAENIKRALDGEFYFYSQVFGFTPADEIEPVEIMNL, encoded by the coding sequence ATGGCAAGTTTAACCGTTAGCGGATATGGCAGTTGGAAATCTCCCATTAGTTCCGATTTAATTGTTTCAGAAAGTATTGGCTTAGGAGGTGTCGTTTACGATCATCAAGATATCTATTGGATCGAAGCACGCCCCTCTGAAGGCGGACGATATGTTTTAGTGAGACGGACTCCCCAAGGAACAATAGAAGAGGTCACGCCACACCCTTACAACGTTCGCACGCGAGTCCATGAATACGGAGGAGGCGCGTTTCTAGTGGCTGCGGGGACGGTTTATTTCTCCCATTTTTCGGATCAACGTCTCTATCGTAAATCGCCACAAGTGGATCCCGAACCTCTCACCGCAGAGGCGAATCGTTGTTATGCTGAACCTTTACTGGACAAACAGCGCGATCGTTTAATTTGTATTTGTGAAGACCATGACACCGTAGATGCTGAACCTGAAAACTATATCGCTAGCGTTGACTTAAACACAGGAAAAGTTCATTCTCTGGTTTCAGGTTACGATTTTTATGTTTCCCCTCGCCTCAGTCCAGACGGAAAACAGTTAGCGTGGGTACAGTGGAATCATCCGAATATGCCTTGGGATGATACCGAACTTTGTGTGGGAACGGTTAATGCAGATGGAAGTGTCAGTGATATTAAAGTTATTGCTGGCGGGAAAGATGAAGCCGTTTGTCATCCTCTATGGTCGCCTGATGGACAATTGTATTTTGTCTCGGATCGGAATAATTGGTGGAATTTATACCGTCTCAATGCTCAGGGAACGGTAGAAGCATTATATGAGATGGAAGCAGAGTTTGGATCGCCGCATTGGGTGTTTGGTCTGTCTTTATATGATTTTATTTCCTCAGACGAAATAATTTGCACTTATACCCAAAATGGACAGTGGTATCTGGCGAGATTAAATACGCAAACCAAAATCTTAGAAACCCTCGATGTTCCTTATACGGATCTGGGTTCGATTCATGTCCAAGGAGATGAGGTCGTTTTGATTGGCGGATCCGCAACGGAACCCACAGCAGTGGTGAATCTGAACTTATCGAGTGGAGAAAGTCGCATCTTGAAACGGTCAACGAGTTTAGAGATTGACACAGGTTATTTATCCGTTCCCGAACCGATCGCGTTTCCCACCACAGGAGACAAAACCGCTTATGCGTGGTTCTATCCCCCGCAAAATAAAGATTATACTGCACCCGAAGGCGAGTTACCCCCGTTAATCGTCAAAAGTCATGGCGGTCCCACCGCAGCCACTAGCCCTCGCTTCAACTTAAAAATTCAATATTGGACCAGTCGCGGATTTGGTTTTGTAGATGTCAACTATGGGGGAAGCACTGGTTATGGACGAGAATATCGAAAACGGTTACTGAAAAATTGGGGGATTGTGGATGTTGATGACTGTGCGAATGCAGCGCGATATTTAGCCGAGATGGGAAAAGTGGATGGAAATCGCTTAGCCATTACTGGGGGAAGTGCTGGGGGTTATACCACTTTGGCTGCGTTGACGTTCCGTGATACTTTCCAAGCGGGGGCGAGTCATTATGGTGTCAGCGATTTAGAAGCGTTAGCCCAAGAAACCCACAAGTTTGAATCGCGGTATTTAGATCGGTTAGTGGGAGATTATCCAAAAGAAAAAGCAATTTATGATGCGCGATCGCCCATCTATCATACCGAACAACTGTCTTGTCCCGTGATCTTTTTCCAAGGCTTAGAAGATAAAGTCGTTCCCCCGAATCAAGCCGAAAAAATGGTGGAAGCAATTAAACAGAAAGGCTTACCCGTGGCGTATGTCCCGTTTGCAGGGGAACAACATGGCTTCCGTCGCGCTGAAAATATTAAACGGGCTTTGGATGGCGAGTTTTATTTCTATTCGCAAGTGTTTGGGTTTACCCCTGCGGATGAGATTGAACCTGTAGAAATTATGAATCTTTAG